A region from the Corylus avellana chromosome ca7, CavTom2PMs-1.0 genome encodes:
- the LOC132186185 gene encoding pleiotropic drug resistance protein 1-like, with translation MDGIDNYKASGSLRGSLRSRSSSAWRNNAMDVFSRSSREEDDEEALRWAALEKLPTFDRLRKGILTTSKGEASEIDIHDLGSEERKKLLEKLVRVTEQDNSKFLLKVRDRIDRVGIELPEIEVRFEHINVETEVHVGGKSLPTFFNFIVNFLEGGLNYLHILSNQKKHLTILKDVSGIIKPRRMTLLLGPPSSGKTTLLLGLAGKLDPALKCSGRVTYNGHGMDEFVPQRTAAYVSQYDLHIGEMTVRETLAFSARCQGVGSRYDMLAELSRREKEANIKPDPDIDVYMKAATTEGQEANVVTDYILKVLGLEVCADTMVGDDMLRGISGGQRKRVTTGEMLVGPAKALFMDEISTGLDSSTTFQIVNSLRQYVHILDGTAVISLLQPAPETYDLFDDIILLSDGYIVYQGPREQVLEFFERMGFKCPERKGVADFLQEVTSRKDQEQYWTHKDDPYNFVMVQEFAEAFQSFYEGKRIGDELAAPYDKRKSHPAALTTKKYGVGKKELIKASFSREYLLMKRNSFVYIFKLIQLAIMAMVTMTVFLRTKMHHESEIDGTIYAGALFFTSIMNLFNGIAEISMTIIKLPIFYKQRDHLFYPSWVYTLPTWLLKIPIGFLEVGVWVFMTYYVIGLDPNVGRLLKQFLLLLLVNQMSSALFRFIAALGRNMIVANTFGSFALLLLFALSGFILSQDDIKKWWIWGYWTSPLMYALNAILVNEFLGSKWRQIENSTEPLGVRVLKARGLFTEARWYWIGIGATIGFILVFNIVFTLALAYLNPIGKAQTVKSDEPHSNDQGQNNGEGIQLTQHNNGKRGMVLPFEQHSITFDGIIYSVDMPQEMKNRGVLDDKLVLLKGVSGSFRPGVLTALMGVSGAGKTTLMDVLAGRKTGGYIEGSITISGYPKKQETFARISGYCEQNDIHSPHVTVYESLIYSAWLRLSSEVDSDTRKMFIEEVMELVELKPLRHALVGLPGVNGLSTEQRKRLTIGVELVANPSIIFMDEPTSGLDARAAAIVMRTVRNTVDTGRTVVCTIHQPSIDIFEAFDELFLMKRGGQEIYVGPLGRHSSHLIKYFESIEGIRKIKDGYNPATWMLEVTTSGDEMALGVDFTTVYQNSELYRRNKAMIRELSKPAPGSKELYFATKYSESFFTQCVACLWKLRWSYWRNPPYTAVRFVFTIVIALTFGTMFWDLGSKIKKQQDLFNAMGSMYAAVLFLGYSNCTSVQPVVAVERAVFYRERAAGMYSALPYAFAQVAIELPYVFAQAAFYGIIVYAMIGFEWTVAKFFWYLFFMYFTLLYFTFYGMMTVALTPNHHIAAIIAAAFFGLWNLFSGFIVPRPRIPVWWRWYNWACPVAWTLYGLVVSQFGDIKDVLEDTGGTVEDFLKDYFGFKHDFLGVVAIVTVAWPVLFSFIFAFSIKVFNFQRR, from the exons ATGGACGGCATTGACAACTACAAGGCCAGTGGTAGTTTACGAGGAAGCTTACGTTCACGCAGTTCGTCGGCGTGGAGGAACAATGCTATGGACGTTTTCTCGAGGTCTTCACGAGAGGAAGACGATGAAGAAGCTCTCAGATGGGCTGCTCTTGAAAAGCTTCCAACTTTTGATCGTCTAAGAAAAGGTATTCTGACTACGTCGAAAGGTGAAGCCAGTGAAATCGATATACATGATCTTGGATCtgaagaaaggaagaaattgcTCGAGAAGCTGGTCAGAGTAACCGAACAGGATAATTCCAAGTTTTTGTTGAAGGTCAGAGATCGGATTGATAG AGTTGGAATTGAACTTCCAGAAATTGAAGTACGATTTGAGCACATAAATGTTGAAACAGAAGTTCATGTAGGAGGCAAAAGTTTACCAACGTTCTTTAACTTCATTGTAAACTTCCTGGAG GGGGGTTTGAATTATCTTCACATTCTTTCGAATCAAAAGAAGCACTTAACTATCCTTAAAGATGTTAGTGGAATCATCAAGCCTCGCAG AATGACATTGTTATTGGGTCCTCCAAGTTCTGGGAAGACAACACTCTTATTGGGTTTGGCTGGAAAGCTTGACCCGGCTCTAAAG TGTTCAGGGAGGGTGACTTATAATGGCCACGGCATGGATGAATTTGTACCCCAGAGAACTGCTGCCTATGTTAGTCAATATGATCTCCATATTGGGGAAATGACTGTAAGGGAAACCTTGGCCTTCTCTGCAAGGTGCCAAGGGGTTGGATCACGCTATG ATATGTTAGCAGAGTTGTctagaagagaaaaagaggcaAATATCAAGCCTGATCCAGATATCGATGTCTACATGAAG GCCGCAACAACAGAAGGCCAAGAGGCGAACGTGGTGACAGATTATATATTAAAG GTTTTGGGTTTAGAAGTGTGTGCTGATACCATGGTGGGAGATGATATGTTAAGGGGTATCTCTGGGGGACAAAGAAAGCGTGTTACAACAG GGGAGATGCTGGTTGGACCAGCAAAGGCACTGTTTATGGATGAAATATCTACTGGATTGGACAGCTCGACAACTTTCCAAATTGTGAATTCGCTCAGGCAATATGTTCACATTCTTGATGGAACGGCAGTCATCTCTCTACTGCAGCCTGCACCAGAGACTTATGATCTTTTTGATGACATTATTCTCCTCTCTGATGGCTACATTGTCTACCAGGGGCCCCGTGAACAAGTTCTAGAGTTTTTTGAACGCATGGGCTTCAAGTGTCCGGAAAGGAAAGGCGTGGCTGACTTCCTACAAGAG GTGACATCAAGGAAAGATCAGGAGCAGTATTGGACACACAAAGATGATCCGTACAATTTTGTCATGGTCCAGGAATTTGCTGAGGCATTCCAATCATTCTATGAGGGAAAGCGAATAGGAGATGAACTTGCAGCTCCATATGATAAGAGAAAAAGCCACCCCGCTGCTTTGACAACCAAAAAGTATGGTGTTGGTAAGAAGGAGTTGATTAAAGCTTCCTTCTCAAGAGAATACTTGCTGATGAAGAGGAATTCGTTTGTTTACATCTTCAAGCTTATACAG CTTGCAATAATGGCAATGGTTACAATGACAGTTTTCCTACGGACTAAGATGCATCATGAATCAGAAATAGATGGAACAATTTACGCGGGTGCTTTATTCTTTACATCAATTATGAATTTGTTTAATGGGATCGCAGAGATCTCTATGACGATCATAAAGCTTCCTATTTTTTATAAGCAAAGGGATCACCTCTTCTATCCATCATGGGTATATACTCTTCCTACATGGCTCCTCAAAATCCCGATAGGGTTCCTTGAAGTTGGTGTTTGGGTATTCATGACATATTATGTCATTGGTTTGGATCCAAACGTTGGAAG GTTGTTGAAGCAATTTCTTCTACTATTACTTGTAAACCAAATGTCCTCTGCATTATTTCGATTTATTGCAGCACTGGGTAGGAATATGATTGTTGCTAACACATTCGGATCATTTGCACTGCTCTTGCTTTTTGCATTGAGTGGTTTTATCCTCTCCCAAG ATGATATAAAGAAATGGTGGATATGGGGCTACTGGACATCACCTTTGATGTACGCGCTAAATGCAATATTGGTTAATGAGTTCCTTGGGAGCAAGTGGAGACAA atTGAAAACTCAACGGAACCACTGGGAGTTAGAGTACTAAAGGCGCGCGGGCTCTTTACCGAAGCACGTTGGTATTGGATAGGCATAGGGGCAACAATTGGATTCATCCTCGTTTTCAACATCGTTTTCACTCTGGCTCTTGCTTATCTTAACC CAATTGGGAAGGCACAAACTGTAAAGTCAGATGAACCACATAGCAATGATCAAGGGCAGAATAATGGAGAAGGCATACAGTTAACACAGCACAATAATGGGAAAAGAGGAATGGTTCTTCCTTTTGAACAACATTCAATCACCTTTGATGGCATAATATATTCGGTTGACATGCCACAG GAAATGAAGAACCGGGGTGTTCTTGATGATAAATTGGTGCTTCTGAAGGGTGTGAGTGGTTCTTTCAGGCCAGGTGTTCTCACAGCTCTTATGGGTGTTAGTGGTGCTGGTAAAACAACTTTGATGGATGTGTTGGCCGGTAGGAAAACTGGTGGATACATTGAGGGGAGCATCACAATTTCAGGGTACCCAAAGAAGCAAGAAACATTTGCTAGAATTTCAGGCTACTGTGAGCAAAACGACATTCATTCTCCTCATGTAACTGTGTATGAGTCCTTGATCTACTCAGCATGGCTCCGCTTATCTTCTGAAGTTGATTCAGACACCAGAAAG ATGTTCATTGAGGAAGTCATGGAGCTTGTGGAGCTGAAGCCATTGAGGCATGCACTCGTTGGGTTGCCTGGTGTGAATGGTCTCTCTACCGAGCAGCGCAAGAGGCTCACTATTGGAGTTGAGCTTGTGGCAAACCCCTCCATAATATTCATGGATGAGCCAACTTCGGGTCTAGATGCAAGAGCTGCTGCTATTGTTATGAGAACAGTGAGGAACACAGTGGACACAGGAAGAACAGTTGTGTGCACCATCCATCAGCCAAGCATCGACATATTCGAAGCTTTTGATGAG CTTTTCCTAATGAAGCGTGGAGGACAGGAGATATATGTTGGGCCATTGGGTCGCCACTCTTCCCATCTTATCAAGTATTTCGAG AGCATTGAAGGaatcagaaaaattaaagaTGGCTATAATCCAGCAACTTGGATGTTGGAAGTTACAACTTCTGGGGATGAAATGGCTTTGGGTGTTGATTTTACTACTGTGTATCAGAACTCAGAGCTATACAG GAGGAACAAAGCAATGATTAGAGAGTTGAGCAAGCCTGCTCCTGGTTCAAAGGAACTTTATTTCGCAACTAAATATTCAGAGTCATTTTTCACTCAATGCGTAGCTTGCCTATGGAAACTACGATGGTCCTATTGGCGCAACCCACCGTACACTGCTGTAAGATTTGTCTTCACAATTGTCATAGCCCTCACATTTGGGACAATGTTCTGGGACCTTGGCTCCAAGAT CAAGAAGCAACAAGATTTGTTTAATGCGATGGGATCCATGTATGCAGCTGTTCTCTTCCTGGGCTATTCAAATTGCACATCAGTACAGCCTGTTGTGGCTGTTGAACGAGCTGTGTTCTATAGGGAAAGAGCTGCTGGAATGTATTCAGCCTTGCCATATGCATTTGCACAG GTTGCAATTGAGCTCCCATATGTCTTTGCACAAGCTGCGTTCTATGGCATCATAGTTTATGCTATGATTGGATTTGAATGGACCGTTGCCAAATTCTTTTGGTATCTATTTTTCATGTACTTCACATTGCTCTACTTCACCTTTTACGGCATGATGACTGTGGCTTTGACACCAAACCACCATATTGCCGCCATAATAGCCGCTGCATTTTTTGGATTATGGAATCTATTTTCAGGATTCATAGTCCCAAGACCC AGGATTCCTGTGTGGTGGAGATGGTACAACTGGGCATGCCCTGTTGCTTGGACCTTGTATGGGTTGGTTGTTTCACAATTTGGAGATATAAAGGACGTGCTTGAGGACACTGGTGGCACGGTGGAAGATTTTCTGAAAGACTATTTCGGATTCAAACATGATTTTCTAGGAGTGGTGGCTATTGTGACCGTCGCCTGGCCTGTTctcttttcatttatctttgcCTTTTCCATCAAGGTCTTTAATTTTCAAAGGCGATAG